One window from the genome of Eucalyptus grandis isolate ANBG69807.140 chromosome 7, ASM1654582v1, whole genome shotgun sequence encodes:
- the LOC108960574 gene encoding uncharacterized protein LOC108960574 — translation MGNTKILVEVQKLWMKINIRGAILTSLSLQLFLIVFAPIRKRRSSWWILTVLWSSYLVADWVAVYAFGLISKAQINGDTSDSEVDVSGDLLAFWAPFLLLHLGGPDTITAIALEDNELWGRHLLSLLLHLAIACLVIYQSLPTNKLIVPTILMFIGASHKYIGRTRSLYLASFRILRGSLLPSADPGPNYAKIMKEYTAQEEANIQPLNAPLPTAEHHSPHVRTEGEKILDDRTVIKEAYFYFKMFQGLLVDLIFSFHVRNDSMQFFSSRTAKDAFRVIEAELNFFYDLLYTKATVVHCLSGYIFRAITFGCIVAAFACFYVLNKHGFHEYDVQITYTLLLGAIGVECVIHGLIICSDWTIAKIGTSEKHRSSLFQGSIFIEFILKFKSESSPFALHILSDRWSKSVFQYNLIDSRLKRWPKWIEKLTDARLRKWPKGIEELLSLIPLGEFFDDLKSGQVKKYSEELGELIFDELKRKASFAGDLQGIEEICAARGKWALEKTKTRQDCKDLLPAVRDVDYGESLLLWHIATELCYNTDTHTDGSTKHHQETSKVLSDYMLYLMIKQPGMMSTVAGIGQIRFQDTCSETDRFFDENLRNENKSNKYACESLLDVPTEVKPAAVKGDKSKSVLFDACILAKELGKFGETKWVIVSEVWVELLAYAAIHCRPNMHAQQLSKGGELITLVWLLMVHLGLSEQFQIGGGTTHTSVD, via the coding sequence ATGGGAAACACGAAAATTCTTGTAGAAGTCCAGAAGTTATGGATGAAAATCAATATCCGAGGGGCAATCCTTACAAGCCTATCTCTGCAACTCTTTCTCATCGTTTTTGCACCCATTCGAAAGAGGCGGTCAAGCTGGTGGATCTTGACTGTCTTGTGGTCATCTTACTTGGTTGCTGACTGGGTCGCTGTATATGCCTTTGGACTCATTTCCAAAGCCCAAATTAATGGGGATACTTCAGACTCCGAGGTTGATGTATCTGGTGACCTTCTGGCTTTTTGGGCTCCATTTCTTCTGCTACACCTTGGAGGACCAGACACCATAACTGCTATCGCCCTCGAGGATAATGAGCTGTGGGGTAGGCACTTACTTAGTCTCTTATTACATCTAGCCATTGCATGCTTGGTGATTTACCAATCCCTCCCCACTAACAAGCTAATTGTCCCAACCATCCTCATGTTTATTGGAGCAAGCCATAAATATATAGGGCGAACACGTTCTCTGTATCTTGCAAGCTTCCGTATATTACGTGGTTCCTTGCTCCCATCTGCTGATCCTGGGCCGAACTATGCCAAAATCATGAAAGAATACACTGCTCAGGAGGAAGCTAATATCCAGCCTTTAAATGCCCCTCTCCCAACGGCCGAACATCATTCCCCTCATGTCAGAACGGAAGGTGAAAAAATTTTGGACGACAGAACAGTGATAAAAGAGGCATATTTTTACTTCAAAATGTTCCAGGGCCTCCTCGTGGATCTCATCTTCAGCTTCCATGTACGCAACGATAGCATGCAATTTTTTAGCAGCAGAACTGCAAAGGATGCTTTTCGGGTCATTGAGGCTGAGCTCAACTTCTTTTATGATCTTCTTTATACCAAGGCTACCGTTGTTCACTGTTTATCGGGGTACATTTTTCGAGCTATCACATTTGGCTGCATTGTTGCTGCTTTTGCATGTTTTTATGTCCTGAACAAGCATGGTTTTCACGAATATGATGTACAGATTACATACACCTTGCTCCTTGGAGCTATTGGCGTGGAATGTGTAATCCATGGTCTGATCATATGCTctgactggacaattgcaaaaatagGGACATCTGAGAAACATCGTAGTAGTTTGTTTCAAGGAAGCATCTTCATCGAGTTCATCCTCAAATTCAAATCTGAAAGTTCACCATTTGCATTGCATATACTAAGTGATAGATGGTCTAAATCTGTCTTCCAGTACAATTTGATAGATTCTCGGCTGAAAAGGTGGCCAAAATGGATTGAGAAACTAACAGATGCTCGACTGAGAAAGTGGCCAAAAGGGATTGAGGAACTCCTAAGTCTCATCCCTCTGGGAGAATTTTTTGATGACTTGAAGTCTGGACAAGTAAAAAAATACAGTGAAGAATTAGGTGAACTGATTTTTGATGAGCTGAAACGGAAGGCATCATTTGCAGGTGATCTGCAAGGCATAGAAGAGATTTGTGCTGCTCGAGGTAAATGGGCTCTGGAGAAAACTAAAACAAGGCAAGATTGCAAAGACTTGCTTCCAGCTGTCCGTGATGTCGATTATGGCGAGAGCCTTTTACTGTGGCACATTGCCACCGAACTCTGTTATAACACTGACACTCATACTGATGGAAGTACAAAGCACCACCAAGAAACCAGTAAGGTGTTGTCAGATTACATGCTTTATCTTATGATCAAACAACCTGGCATGATGTCTACAGTGGCTGGAATTGGTCAAATAAGGTTCCAAGACACTTGTTCTGAGACGGACAGGTTCTTCGATGAAAACCTCCGTAATGAAAACAAATCGAACAAATATGCCTGCGAGAGTCTCCTTGATGTTCCTACAGAAGTGAAGCCTGCTGCTGTGAAAGGAGACAAAAGCAAATCTGTTTTGTTTGATGCATGTATTCTCGCAAAAGAGTTGGGGAAATTTGGGGAGACCAAATGGGTGATTGTGAGTGAAGTATGGGTAGAATTGCTCGCGTATGCTGCGATCCATTGCCGACCGAACATGCATGCTCAACAACTTAGCAAAGGAGGAGAACTCATCACCTTAGTCTGGTTATTGATGGTACATCTTGGCTTGAGCGAACAGTTCCAAATAGGAGGGGGCACCACTCATACTTCGGTGGACTGA